In Desulfarculaceae bacterium, the following are encoded in one genomic region:
- a CDS encoding L-lactate permease → MKPTLITWLLAFSPIGVVLVLMIWRNWGGGKAGVAGWFTALVVSLLAFGASPRIIAYAQMKSVLLSLNVLYIIWAALLLYNVVKETGAISAIGNSIHRFSSDKVLQLLLFGWVFGSFLQGVAGYGIPIAVVAPLLAGMGFTPVVAVAVPAIAHSWSVTFGSMGASFQALVSVTGLGVDALAPWSALYLGVAAYLCGLASIHVYGGWRSLLRGLTAVLIIGTVMAGVQYLLATNDMWTMGGFGGSLAGLGACLLVARLPFYRSNGDSGAEQAAGMGLGWALSAYFILIVVVLAVQLVGPLHSLANQVKLVMSFPELQSAAGWVVEAGFGKKISLFGHGGALLVYASIISFLLSSSRGFYTDGAFKRIIKQTVKSGVPTSLGIVSMVGFAIIMDQCGMIYLLAEGISLVFGGAFPFFAPWIGLLGAFMTGSNTNSNVVFAVLQQQTAVLAGLNVAVILAAQTTGGALGSMIAPAKILVGCSTVGLAGKEAPVLKATIMYGLIITAIFGLLTVLACALFS, encoded by the coding sequence ATGAAACCGACACTAATCACTTGGCTCTTGGCTTTCTCACCCATTGGGGTGGTTTTGGTGCTGATGATCTGGCGCAATTGGGGCGGCGGAAAGGCCGGCGTGGCCGGCTGGTTCACCGCGCTCGTCGTCTCCTTGCTGGCCTTTGGGGCCAGCCCGCGCATCATCGCCTATGCCCAGATGAAGAGCGTTTTGCTCTCTCTAAACGTCCTCTACATAATCTGGGCCGCTTTGCTGCTCTACAACGTGGTCAAGGAAACCGGGGCCATCAGCGCGATAGGCAACAGCATTCATCGCTTCAGCAGCGACAAGGTGCTGCAACTGCTTTTATTCGGTTGGGTCTTCGGCTCCTTTCTTCAGGGGGTGGCCGGTTATGGCATACCCATAGCCGTGGTGGCCCCCTTGCTGGCGGGCATGGGCTTCACCCCGGTGGTGGCGGTGGCGGTGCCGGCCATTGCCCACAGTTGGTCGGTCACCTTCGGCTCCATGGGCGCCTCCTTCCAGGCCCTGGTCTCGGTCACCGGCCTGGGGGTCGATGCCCTGGCTCCCTGGTCCGCGCTGTACCTGGGCGTGGCCGCCTATCTCTGCGGCCTGGCCTCCATCCACGTGTACGGAGGATGGCGCTCGCTCCTGCGCGGCCTGACCGCGGTGCTGATCATCGGCACCGTAATGGCCGGGGTGCAGTATCTCCTGGCCACCAACGACATGTGGACCATGGGCGGTTTTGGGGGCAGCCTCGCCGGCCTGGGGGCCTGCCTGCTGGTGGCCCGCCTGCCTTTTTACCGCTCCAACGGCGATAGCGGGGCGGAGCAAGCGGCCGGGATGGGGCTGGGCTGGGCCTTGTCGGCCTATTTCATCCTCATCGTGGTGGTGTTGGCGGTGCAGCTGGTCGGCCCGCTGCATTCCCTGGCCAATCAGGTAAAGCTGGTCATGAGCTTCCCCGAGCTGCAGAGCGCGGCCGGCTGGGTGGTGGAAGCGGGCTTCGGTAAAAAGATAAGCCTCTTCGGCCATGGGGGGGCGCTGTTGGTTTACGCCTCCATAATCAGCTTCCTGCTTTCCAGCTCGCGGGGGTTCTACACCGACGGCGCCTTTAAACGAATCATCAAGCAAACCGTAAAGAGCGGGGTGCCCACCAGTCTGGGCATCGTATCCATGGTGGGTTTCGCCATCATCATGGACCAATGCGGCATGATCTACCTGCTGGCCGAAGGCATCAGCCTGGTATTCGGCGGGGCTTTCCCCTTCTTCGCCCCTTGGATAGGGCTGCTGGGGGCCTTCATGACCGGCAGCAACACCAACTCCAACGTGGTGTTCGCGGTGCTGCAACAGCAGACCGCCGTCTTGGCCGGGCTCAACGTGGCGGTCATCCTGGCCGCCCAGACCACCGGCGGCGCCTTGGGCAGCATGATCGCCCCGGCCAAGATACTGGTGGGCTGCTCCACCGTGGGCCTGGCCGGAAAAGAGGCCCCGGTTCTGAAGGCCACCATCATGTATGGATTGATCATCACCGCCATATTCGGTTTGCTCACCGTCTTGGCTTGTGCTCTGTTCAGCTAG
- a CDS encoding sigma-70 family RNA polymerase sigma factor encodes MIDEELMPPDFREVYHRYYQPVRSFIAAMVRDQWAADDLAQETFLSAEQNLASLKEPGKLKPWLYRIARNKSLDHFRRVAASREQADERAGEGADPEQHLVQLQLERGEMSSCVREKIDKLPEAYRTVLILFDLAGMSHQEVAEVLEEKEGTVKVRLHRARKALKEILARECAFEMDERNVLVCLPVEDDA; translated from the coding sequence GTGATTGATGAAGAGCTGATGCCGCCCGACTTTAGGGAGGTCTACCATCGGTATTACCAGCCGGTGCGTTCCTTCATCGCGGCCATGGTCCGCGACCAGTGGGCCGCCGACGACCTGGCCCAGGAGACCTTTCTCAGTGCCGAGCAGAACCTGGCCTCCCTCAAGGAGCCGGGCAAGCTGAAGCCCTGGCTCTACCGCATCGCCCGCAACAAGAGCCTGGATCACTTCCGCCGGGTGGCGGCCTCCCGCGAGCAGGCCGACGAGCGGGCCGGGGAGGGGGCCGACCCCGAGCAGCACCTGGTCCAGCTCCAGCTGGAGCGCGGCGAGATGAGCTCCTGCGTGCGGGAGAAGATCGACAAGCTGCCCGAGGCCTACCGCACGGTGCTGATCCTATTCGACCTGGCCGGCATGAGCCACCAGGAGGTGGCCGAGGTGCTGGAGGAAAAGGAGGGCACGGTCAAGGTGCGCCTGCACCGCGCCCGCAAGGCGCTCAAGGAAATCCTGGCGCGGGAGTGCGCCTTTGAGATGGACGAAAGGAACGTCCTGGTGTGCCTTCCCGTGGAGGACGACGCCTAG
- a CDS encoding FadR family transcriptional regulator, which translates to MVQGRDAINELKAVKKKSLHELIVQQIQGLIDGGKLKAGDRLPTERELAEVFKVSRHTVREAIRTLEEKKILRSRVGSGTYVVLGEEQALSEVLAGFIAGERGKLAEIFEFRRLVEPQIASLAAQNATAEDIEALESIVAEQRARALKNDASRWGELDARFHRLVAQATGNSVLIKVVAAFDDILEVCREDVYLSRDRLRHSAKGHAALVKAIKGHSPSEAVQAMTDHLRFIEKLISDQIGA; encoded by the coding sequence ATGGTCCAGGGACGCGACGCCATCAACGAACTGAAGGCGGTCAAGAAAAAGAGCCTGCATGAGTTGATCGTCCAGCAGATCCAAGGGCTGATCGACGGGGGCAAGCTCAAGGCCGGAGACCGCCTGCCCACCGAGCGGGAGCTGGCCGAGGTGTTCAAGGTCTCCCGCCACACGGTGCGCGAGGCCATCCGGACCCTGGAAGAGAAGAAAATACTGCGCAGCCGGGTGGGCAGCGGCACTTACGTTGTCCTGGGGGAGGAGCAGGCCCTAAGCGAGGTGCTGGCCGGCTTCATCGCTGGAGAACGGGGCAAGCTGGCCGAGATATTCGAATTCCGCCGCCTGGTGGAGCCGCAGATCGCCTCCCTGGCCGCCCAAAACGCCACGGCGGAGGACATAGAGGCGCTGGAGAGCATCGTCGCCGAGCAAAGGGCACGAGCCCTCAAGAACGACGCAAGCCGTTGGGGAGAGCTGGACGCGCGCTTCCACCGGCTCGTGGCCCAGGCCACGGGCAACAGCGTGCTGATCAAGGTGGTGGCGGCGTTCGACGATATTTTGGAGGTATGCCGGGAAGATGTTTATCTAAGCCGTGACCGCCTGCGCCATTCGGCCAAGGGGCACGCCGCCCTGGTCAAGGCCATAAAAGGCCATTCCCCCTCGGAGGCCGTTCAGGCCATGACCGATCACCTGCGGTTCATCGAAAAGCTGATCAGCGACCAGATAGGAGCCTGA